One Sinorhizobium mexicanum genomic region harbors:
- the bamA gene encoding outer membrane protein assembly factor BamA, producing the protein MKAGSRFLNAVSAFALSASMVATGTGVGVFAGTSVAQAAVINRVEVRGATRVSADTVRANITIVPGKNFSNADIDASVKRLYATGYFSDVSINVAGGTLVVTVSENQLVNQVVFNGNRKIKDDKLQGLVRTQPLGPYSEATVESDIQAIKGAYAAIGRSDVTVTTQVVPIAEGRVNIAFVINEGERTKISQINFVGNEAYSDGRLQSVIATKESGIFSFLTRKDVYNPDKLRADEELLRQFYYNRGYADFQVISSDATLNEETNEYTVTITVEEGPRYDFGAVNVESTVEGVDAEELKGLIQSREGSVYKAKDVQDTMSEISKRVASEGYPFARVTPRGNRDLANHTIAVDYLVDQGERAYVERIEIRGNTRTRDYVIRREFDVGEGDAFNQEMIARAKRRLEALGYFSSVNISTQPGSAADRVVIVVDVQDQSTGSFGIGGGYSAGSGGGFLVEASIEEKNFLGRGQYIRLAAGKGEDSQTYNVSFTEPYFLGYRLAAGFDLFKNENDFDDDHYSYNDQGFSLRVTAPITEALSTTLRYNYTEFEYFGDKDELSTPYDRAIDGSPWTRSSVSQSITYNTLDDAQLPHEGILASVTQEFAGLGGSSDFYKLTGKAKWYYTVNDEADIIASLGGSAGHLFKTSGSMEVFDQFQLGSNDIRGFERNGLGPRVNNGDALGGTTYFTASAETSFPLPGIPRDSGFRGALFVDAGTLYGNDVAVGPGESVRGEDASLRASVGVGLIWASPFGPLRVDYAVPVAKEDFDEIQNFKFGINSSF; encoded by the coding sequence ATGAAAGCTGGTTCAAGGTTTTTGAACGCGGTGTCGGCGTTTGCGCTGTCAGCAAGCATGGTTGCCACGGGTACCGGTGTTGGGGTGTTCGCAGGCACGTCCGTCGCACAAGCCGCGGTCATCAATCGGGTTGAAGTGCGGGGCGCAACGCGCGTAAGCGCGGACACCGTGCGCGCGAACATAACGATTGTCCCGGGTAAGAACTTCAGCAACGCCGATATCGATGCCTCGGTGAAGCGCCTTTATGCCACTGGCTATTTCTCCGACGTGAGCATCAATGTCGCTGGCGGCACGCTCGTTGTCACCGTTAGCGAAAACCAACTCGTCAACCAGGTCGTCTTCAACGGTAATCGCAAGATCAAGGACGATAAGCTCCAGGGTCTGGTGCGGACCCAGCCGCTCGGTCCTTACAGTGAGGCAACCGTCGAAAGCGACATCCAGGCCATCAAGGGCGCCTATGCTGCGATTGGCCGCAGCGACGTCACTGTGACGACGCAAGTCGTGCCGATTGCCGAAGGCCGTGTGAACATTGCCTTCGTCATCAACGAAGGCGAGCGCACGAAGATTTCGCAGATCAATTTCGTCGGCAACGAAGCGTACAGTGACGGCCGGTTGCAGTCGGTGATCGCGACCAAGGAATCGGGCATTTTCTCGTTCCTGACGCGCAAGGACGTCTACAATCCCGACAAGCTGCGCGCCGACGAAGAGCTGCTCCGTCAGTTCTACTACAACCGCGGCTATGCCGACTTCCAGGTGATCTCGTCCGACGCGACGCTGAATGAAGAGACCAATGAGTACACGGTGACGATCACCGTCGAAGAAGGTCCGCGTTACGATTTCGGTGCGGTCAATGTCGAGTCGACGGTCGAAGGTGTCGACGCCGAGGAGTTGAAGGGTCTGATCCAGAGCCGGGAAGGCTCCGTCTATAAGGCGAAGGATGTTCAGGACACGATGAGCGAAATTTCGAAGCGTGTTGCTTCGGAGGGCTATCCATTCGCTCGCGTCACCCCGCGTGGCAACCGCGACCTTGCCAATCACACGATCGCGGTCGACTATCTGGTCGACCAAGGCGAGCGCGCCTACGTCGAGCGCATCGAAATCCGTGGCAACACGCGCACGCGCGACTACGTTATTCGCCGCGAGTTCGACGTCGGTGAAGGCGATGCCTTCAACCAGGAAATGATCGCTCGCGCCAAGCGCCGGCTCGAGGCCCTCGGCTATTTCTCGAGCGTGAATATTTCGACTCAGCCGGGCAGTGCTGCGGACCGTGTCGTGATCGTCGTCGATGTGCAGGACCAGTCGACGGGTTCGTTCGGCATCGGCGGTGGTTATTCCGCCGGCAGCGGCGGCGGCTTCCTCGTCGAGGCCTCGATCGAGGAAAAGAACTTCCTCGGGCGCGGACAATATATCCGCCTTGCCGCCGGCAAGGGCGAAGATAGCCAAACCTACAACGTGTCTTTTACCGAGCCTTATTTCCTCGGTTATCGTCTGGCCGCAGGTTTCGATCTCTTCAAGAACGAAAACGACTTTGACGACGATCACTACAGCTACAACGACCAAGGCTTCAGCCTGCGCGTGACTGCGCCGATCACCGAGGCCCTGTCGACGACGTTGCGCTATAACTACACGGAGTTCGAATACTTCGGCGACAAGGACGAGTTGTCGACTCCCTATGACCGCGCGATCGACGGCAGCCCGTGGACCCGCTCGTCGGTCTCTCAGTCGATCACCTACAACACTCTGGACGACGCTCAGCTTCCGCATGAGGGTATCCTCGCCTCGGTCACGCAGGAATTCGCCGGGCTGGGTGGCTCGTCCGATTTCTACAAGCTGACGGGTAAGGCGAAGTGGTACTACACGGTGAACGACGAGGCAGATATCATCGCGTCGCTCGGCGGAAGTGCTGGTCACTTGTTCAAGACGTCCGGTTCGATGGAGGTCTTCGATCAATTCCAGCTGGGTAGCAACGATATCCGCGGCTTTGAGCGCAACGGCCTCGGCCCGCGCGTCAACAACGGCGACGCTCTCGGTGGTACAACCTACTTTACGGCCTCTGCGGAAACGTCGTTCCCGCTGCCTGGTATCCCGCGTGATAGCGGTTTCCGCGGTGCGCTCTTCGTCGATGCCGGCACGCTTTACGGCAACGATGTCGCCGTTGGCCCCGGAGAGTCGGTTCGCGGTGAAGATGCCTCATTGCGCGCCTCTGTCGGCGTCGGTCTGATCTGGGCCTCGCCCTTTGGCCCGTTGCGTGTGGACTACGCCGTGCCGGTTGCGAAGGAAGATTTCGACGAAATCCAGAACTTCAAGTTCGGCATTAACTCGTCGTTCTGA
- the lpxD gene encoding UDP-3-O-(3-hydroxymyristoyl)glucosamine N-acyltransferase, translated as MEQNWFFPPHQGIRLGDLANQIGAELSDAAAGDRLIHAVAPVYRAKSGDVCYMLSRKNRDELNDCHASAIICDKAISSIVPDTIPVLLTAKPHTAFALAGALLHEMAMRPSYNTSERGVAAGAFVDPTARLEVGVEIEPMAVIGSGAEIGSGTRIAAGAVIGPNVRIGRDCTISAGASILSALIGNNVIIHPGARIGQDGFGYAPGPRGGMIKIVQVGRVIIQDHVEIGANTTIDRGTMDDTVIGEGTKIDNLVQIGHNVRIGRYCGIVSQVGIAGSTKIGDGVMIGGGTGVNGHITIGDGVQIAAMSGVASDVPTGERYGGIPARPMRDFLRDIAEMAMRASERQKNKGGKDE; from the coding sequence ATGGAACAGAACTGGTTTTTCCCGCCCCATCAAGGGATTCGCCTAGGTGACCTGGCGAATCAAATTGGGGCGGAGTTGTCGGATGCCGCTGCGGGGGATCGGTTGATCCACGCGGTTGCACCGGTTTACCGCGCCAAATCGGGCGATGTTTGCTACATGCTCTCGCGTAAGAACCGCGACGAGCTGAACGATTGTCATGCCTCGGCAATCATTTGCGACAAGGCGATTTCTTCGATCGTTCCGGATACTATCCCGGTTCTCCTGACCGCGAAGCCGCATACGGCCTTCGCGCTCGCGGGCGCTCTGCTTCATGAAATGGCCATGCGCCCGTCCTACAACACGAGCGAGCGGGGCGTTGCTGCGGGTGCGTTTGTCGATCCGACAGCCCGGCTCGAGGTGGGTGTAGAAATTGAGCCGATGGCGGTGATCGGTTCCGGCGCCGAGATCGGCAGCGGAACGCGGATTGCCGCGGGAGCCGTCATCGGGCCGAACGTACGAATTGGCCGTGATTGCACGATTTCCGCCGGAGCCAGCATTCTTTCTGCGCTGATCGGCAACAACGTCATCATTCATCCGGGCGCCCGCATTGGCCAGGACGGTTTTGGCTACGCGCCGGGTCCCAGGGGCGGCATGATCAAGATCGTCCAGGTCGGTCGCGTGATCATCCAGGATCACGTCGAGATCGGTGCGAACACCACAATCGATCGCGGCACCATGGATGATACCGTAATCGGCGAGGGCACGAAGATCGACAACCTTGTCCAGATCGGGCACAACGTCCGCATCGGTCGCTATTGCGGCATCGTCAGCCAGGTCGGCATCGCCGGTAGCACGAAGATTGGCGACGGCGTGATGATCGGCGGCGGAACCGGCGTCAATGGCCATATCACGATCGGAGATGGCGTGCAGATCGCCGCGATGAGCGGTGTGGCGAGCGACGTGCCGACCGGAGAGCGTTACGGCGGCATTCCCGCACGCCCGATGCGGGATTTTCTGCGCGACATCGCCGAGATGGCGATGCGTGCCAGCGAAAGACAGAAGAACAAGGGTGGCAAGGATGAATGA
- the fabZ gene encoding 3-hydroxyacyl-ACP dehydratase FabZ: MNEAATVLGTADIQEILTLLPHRYPFLLVDRIIAIDSDNSAIGIKNVTANEPHFTGHFPGKPIMPGVLLIEGMAQTAGAICARKTGIGDNLVYFMTIDNARFRKPVVPGDRVEFHVVKQKQRGNIWKFHCDAKVDGQLVAEADIGAMIVSKEDA, from the coding sequence ATGAATGAGGCTGCAACGGTACTCGGCACGGCGGATATTCAGGAAATCCTGACGCTTCTTCCCCATCGTTACCCATTCCTGCTTGTCGATCGGATCATCGCGATCGACTCCGACAACTCGGCGATCGGGATCAAGAACGTGACTGCGAACGAACCGCATTTCACGGGACATTTCCCGGGAAAGCCGATCATGCCGGGCGTGTTGCTGATCGAAGGCATGGCGCAGACTGCCGGTGCCATCTGCGCCCGCAAGACAGGGATCGGTGACAACCTCGTCTACTTCATGACGATCGACAATGCCCGCTTCCGCAAGCCTGTCGTGCCCGGAGACCGGGTGGAATTCCACGTGGTGAAACAGAAGCAACGCGGCAATATCTGGAAATTTCACTGTGATGCAAAAGTTGACGGGCAACTTGTCGCGGAAGCTGATATCGGCGCGATGATTGTCAGCAAGGAAGACGCCTGA
- the lpxA gene encoding acyl-ACP--UDP-N-acetylglucosamine O-acyltransferase, producing the protein MIASTAKIHPSSVIEDGAVIGENATVGPFCHVGPNAVLGEDVELLSHVVVIGRTTVGKGTKIFPSAVIGGDSQSVHHSALNTTLVIGENCTIREGVTMNTGTVEHGGTTVIGDNNLFLANSHVAHDCRLGNNIILSNNVMLAGHVIVDDRAILGGGSAVHQFTRIGRQAFIGGLSAVSYDVIPYGMLNGNPGLLSGLNVVGMTRAGIDRATIHAVRRAYKQIFEGPESIRANATAIRQEYLDCAPALEILDFIAAESDRALSSPNRGNRG; encoded by the coding sequence ATGATTGCATCGACTGCGAAGATCCACCCGTCGTCCGTCATCGAAGATGGGGCGGTGATCGGAGAGAACGCGACGGTCGGTCCGTTTTGTCATGTCGGGCCGAACGCCGTTCTGGGAGAAGACGTCGAACTCCTGAGCCACGTCGTCGTCATCGGGCGAACGACGGTCGGCAAGGGGACGAAGATCTTCCCGTCCGCCGTCATCGGTGGTGACTCGCAAAGCGTGCATCACAGCGCGTTGAACACGACGCTGGTCATCGGCGAGAACTGCACCATCCGCGAAGGTGTGACGATGAACACGGGCACCGTCGAGCACGGCGGCACCACCGTCATCGGCGACAACAACCTGTTTCTAGCCAATTCTCACGTTGCGCACGATTGCCGGCTCGGAAACAACATCATCCTGTCCAACAACGTGATGCTGGCGGGACACGTGATCGTTGATGACCGCGCCATTCTCGGCGGCGGGTCGGCGGTTCACCAGTTCACGCGCATTGGCAGGCAGGCCTTTATCGGCGGGCTCTCGGCGGTCAGCTACGACGTCATTCCTTATGGCATGCTCAACGGCAATCCCGGCCTTCTGAGCGGTCTCAATGTCGTCGGCATGACGCGCGCTGGCATCGACCGCGCGACGATCCATGCCGTGCGGAGGGCGTACAAGCAGATTTTCGAGGGTCCGGAATCGATCCGTGCCAATGCTACGGCGATCCGGCAGGAGTATCTCGATTGCGCGCCGGCGCTGGAGATCCTCGATTTTATTGCCGCAGAGAGCGATCGCGCGCTGTCGTCGCCGAACCGCGGCAACAGAGGTTGA
- a CDS encoding LpxI family protein, with the protein MVARTLPATGGRLAIIAGAGALPHHVAEAARRQGEDPFIIALSHEADASWAGFDHTVLAIGDFAGISRTFEKEGIDRVVLSGGVRRRPEWRDIRPTLRTLATVPSVLRTLMSGGDDAVLRMAMDLIEASGARVIGAQEVVPNLLADTGPLGAHVPTDDDRRDIEAGIAAANALGALDVGQGAVAVGGRVIALEGAEGTDAMLARVAALKVEGRVSTRRRGVLVKLCKPHQDQRADLPSIGPSTVAGAEAAGLAGIAVEAGRALVLERSQLVENADKSGLFILGVERGG; encoded by the coding sequence GTGGTAGCCCGCACCCTGCCGGCTACAGGGGGCAGGTTGGCGATCATTGCCGGCGCCGGCGCCCTGCCGCATCATGTGGCGGAGGCCGCGCGGCGACAGGGCGAGGACCCTTTCATCATTGCGCTGTCACACGAAGCGGATGCCTCCTGGGCAGGGTTCGACCATACCGTTCTGGCAATCGGCGATTTTGCCGGGATCAGCCGAACCTTCGAGAAAGAGGGCATCGACCGCGTTGTTCTCTCCGGCGGGGTTCGGCGTCGACCGGAATGGCGTGATATCCGCCCCACGCTGAGGACACTCGCCACAGTCCCGAGCGTGCTTCGGACTCTGATGTCCGGCGGCGACGACGCGGTCTTGCGAATGGCGATGGATCTCATCGAGGCGAGTGGTGCCCGCGTCATCGGCGCACAGGAGGTCGTGCCCAATCTTCTCGCAGACACCGGCCCGCTTGGGGCCCATGTGCCGACGGATGACGATCGGCGGGACATAGAAGCTGGCATCGCCGCTGCCAACGCATTGGGAGCGCTCGATGTCGGGCAGGGCGCTGTCGCTGTCGGCGGCAGGGTGATCGCGCTTGAGGGCGCTGAAGGCACTGATGCGATGCTGGCTCGCGTTGCCGCGCTGAAGGTGGAGGGGCGGGTCTCGACCCGCCGCCGGGGGGTACTCGTCAAGCTTTGCAAGCCGCATCAGGACCAACGCGCGGACCTACCCTCTATCGGTCCTTCGACGGTCGCAGGCGCCGAGGCGGCGGGCCTTGCAGGCATCGCGGTCGAAGCGGGCAGGGCGCTTGTTCTCGAGCGTTCGCAACTCGTCGAGAACGCAGACAAAAGTGGCCTGTTCATCTTGGGTGTCGAGCGTGGGGGCTAG
- the lpxB gene encoding lipid-A-disaccharide synthase, translating into MTGKGYKLAVIAGEVSGDLLGADLVRALRPRLEGSLELVGVGGEALEAEGLTSLFDYSELSIMGFSQVLARLPKLILRIRQTARAIIAARPDALLIIDSPDFTHRVARRVRNALPCLPVINYVCPSVWAWKPARAPRMRAYVDHVLAVLPFEPEVMRALDGPPTTYVGHRLASDINVLSVRARQREKQRAERPQGPATCLLLPGSRGSEVSRLLPIFGDTVEELAARHPGTRFLLPTVPRQERRVRELTASWKVQPEISVATDRKWEAFEKADAALAASGTVILELALAGIPVVSTYRADWLVSFLHSRIRIWTAALPNLIADFPVVPEYFNKMIRPAALTRWFERLSSDTPQRRAMLDGFAVVQERMATDRSPGDKAAEIVFDYLQRKKPGHL; encoded by the coding sequence ATGACGGGCAAGGGCTATAAACTGGCCGTAATAGCCGGGGAAGTCTCCGGAGACCTGCTCGGTGCCGATCTGGTGCGCGCACTTCGCCCGCGCCTTGAGGGCTCGCTTGAACTCGTCGGTGTCGGCGGTGAGGCGCTTGAAGCTGAAGGGCTGACATCGCTGTTCGACTATTCCGAATTGTCGATCATGGGCTTTTCGCAGGTGCTCGCGCGTTTGCCGAAGCTCATCCTGCGCATCCGCCAGACAGCACGCGCTATCATCGCGGCTCGGCCGGATGCATTGCTGATCATCGACAGCCCGGACTTCACTCATCGTGTGGCGCGGCGCGTGCGCAACGCGCTCCCATGTCTGCCGGTGATCAATTACGTCTGCCCGAGCGTCTGGGCGTGGAAGCCCGCGCGCGCGCCGCGCATGCGTGCCTATGTCGATCATGTGCTCGCGGTTCTGCCGTTCGAGCCGGAGGTGATGCGCGCCCTCGATGGCCCGCCGACCACCTATGTCGGGCACCGCCTTGCATCCGACATCAATGTCCTGTCGGTTCGCGCCCGTCAGCGCGAAAAACAGCGAGCGGAACGGCCGCAGGGGCCCGCGACCTGTCTCCTGCTTCCGGGGTCGCGCGGGAGCGAAGTCAGTCGCCTGTTGCCGATCTTTGGCGACACCGTCGAGGAACTGGCGGCGCGCCATCCAGGCACGCGCTTTCTGCTGCCGACCGTTCCCCGGCAGGAGCGGCGCGTAAGGGAACTGACGGCATCGTGGAAGGTGCAGCCCGAAATATCCGTTGCGACGGACAGGAAGTGGGAGGCCTTTGAAAAGGCCGATGCCGCGCTTGCCGCTTCAGGGACGGTCATCCTCGAACTGGCACTTGCCGGTATTCCCGTCGTTTCAACCTACAGAGCTGATTGGCTCGTCAGCTTTTTGCACTCTCGGATTCGGATATGGACGGCGGCGCTTCCAAACCTGATCGCCGATTTTCCCGTCGTACCGGAATATTTCAACAAGATGATCCGGCCAGCGGCGCTGACGCGTTGGTTCGAGCGGCTTTCGAGCGACACGCCACAACGCCGTGCCATGCTTGACGGTTTTGCCGTCGTGCAGGAGCGCATGGCTACCGACCGATCGCCCGGCGACAAGGCCGCGGAAATCGTCTTCGATTATCTCCAAAGAAAAAAGCCCGGCCATCTCTGA
- the gltA gene encoding citrate synthase, giving the protein MSEKSAVVTFDGKSAELPVRSGSIGPAVVDIGSLYKQTKMFTYDPGFTSTASCESKITYIDGDEGVLLHRGYPIEQLAEHGDFLEVCYLLLYGELPTKAQKDDFDYRVTHHTMVHEQMSRFFTGFRRDAHPMAVMCGCVGALSAFYHDSTDITDPHQRMVASLRMIAKMPTIAAMAYKYHVGQPFVYPKNDLDYASNFLRMCFAVPCEEYVVNPVLARAMDRIFILHADHEQNASTSTVRLAGSSGANPFACIAAGIACLWGPAHGGANEAALNMLAEIGTVDRIPEYIAKAKDKNDPFRLMGFGHRVYKHYDPRAKIMQKTTHEVLAELGHKDDPLLEVAMELERIALTDEYFIEKKLYPNIDFYSGITLKALGFPTTMFTVLFALARTVGWIAQWNEMIEDPEQRIGRPRQLYVGAPQRDYVPVSKR; this is encoded by the coding sequence ATGAGTGAAAAAAGCGCGGTTGTAACATTCGATGGAAAATCGGCGGAACTGCCAGTGCGATCGGGATCCATCGGGCCGGCCGTCGTCGATATCGGATCGCTCTACAAGCAGACGAAGATGTTCACCTACGATCCCGGCTTCACCTCGACGGCATCGTGTGAATCCAAGATCACCTATATCGACGGTGACGAGGGCGTGCTGCTGCATCGCGGCTATCCGATCGAGCAACTGGCCGAACACGGTGACTTCCTCGAAGTGTGCTACCTGCTTCTTTACGGTGAACTGCCGACCAAGGCTCAGAAGGACGATTTCGACTATCGCGTGACCCACCACACGATGGTTCACGAACAGATGTCGCGTTTCTTCACCGGCTTCCGCCGCGACGCCCACCCGATGGCCGTCATGTGCGGCTGCGTCGGCGCGCTGTCGGCCTTCTATCACGACTCGACGGACATCACCGATCCGCACCAGCGCATGGTTGCGTCGCTGCGCATGATCGCGAAGATGCCGACGATTGCCGCGATGGCCTACAAATATCACGTCGGCCAGCCGTTCGTTTACCCGAAGAACGACCTCGACTACGCCTCGAACTTCCTGCGCATGTGCTTTGCGGTTCCCTGCGAGGAATATGTCGTGAACCCGGTTCTCGCCCGCGCGATGGATCGGATCTTCATCCTGCACGCCGATCACGAGCAGAATGCATCGACCTCGACCGTCCGCCTCGCCGGCTCGTCGGGCGCAAACCCGTTTGCCTGTATCGCGGCCGGCATTGCTTGCCTGTGGGGACCGGCGCACGGCGGCGCCAACGAGGCGGCGCTCAACATGCTCGCCGAAATCGGCACCGTCGACCGCATCCCGGAATACATCGCCAAGGCCAAGGACAAGAACGACCCGTTCCGTCTGATGGGCTTCGGCCACCGCGTCTACAAGCATTATGATCCGCGCGCGAAGATCATGCAGAAGACCACGCATGAGGTTCTCGCCGAACTCGGCCACAAGGACGATCCATTGCTCGAAGTGGCGATGGAACTCGAGCGCATTGCGCTCACCGACGAATATTTCATCGAAAAGAAGCTCTATCCGAACATCGACTTCTACTCCGGCATCACGCTGAAGGCGCTAGGCTTCCCCACCACCATGTTCACGGTGCTCTTTGCGCTCGCCCGTACCGTCGGCTGGATCGCGCAGTGGAACGAGATGATCGAGGACCCGGAGCAGCGCATCGGTCGCCCCCGTCAGCTCTATGTCGGTGCACCGCAGCGCGACTACGTCCCCGTCTCGAAGCGCTGA